A single window of Coffea eugenioides isolate CCC68of chromosome 7, Ceug_1.0, whole genome shotgun sequence DNA harbors:
- the LOC113777550 gene encoding GPI ethanolamine phosphate transferase 2: MMGSSSSSSSLTCKRLTILTILAVVMQITGLFLFVIGFFPVKTTLSGASGLESFYPPGFDSSDDRNASTTLPPRQLKSLYQQLSGVPPLFDRLILMVIDGLPAEFVLGKDGKPPPKVYMEAMPYTQSLLAKGKAIGYHARAAPPTVTMPRLKAMVSGAIGGYLDVALNFNTQAFLDDNLIEQFSRIGWKMVMLGDDTWLKLFPGMFTRHDGVSSFFVKDTVQVDHNVSRHLNVELNRTDWNLLILHFLGLDHVGHIGGRNSLLMGPKLKEMDEVIKMIDLTTLKSQKYNQGRTLLVVVSDHGMTENGNHGGSSYEEIDSLALFIGLGEFTNSSTTNNIANQVDIAPTLALLYGVPIPKNNVGIVMVEVFKLLTDDERLRLMELNAWQLLQLLQAQLPGLECEISKCNVHRDGNGSEIRQDYSTVEEMFCCLYLHAATVHKSMRSDSPGGDEYGSTFLAYREFLKTAGQWLSRRATDRPLSLLACGFAAMLVSCSIIMGLLFFLIRETYIKERELHSHAWQLDKTFTLAIICILMLSMGSSSMVEEEQYIWHFLTSSIFLVLLRKTLQSITLGFGVLQNSSTVIKEQRERGLLQIFSVIVVLVSGRILRGWHQGGVNWAHLPDMAKWLEQAGSGYTNALQLTSGVLLISANIFTLLFSLRSKRTFAVVILMINLCPSLMIVYLMIIHQGSTLGTTGFGATKMVQRFYAILGISTLGTVVSVPMFMLLQNSNSPVNDFTLCRDISSEFRRNLLLQGMKDSTFITGWSFIFSWCLLQLLLQQPVNSMPLLLLFIQILATMWYSSDGDAQFIEVAALYYLGMAGHFGLGNTNNLATIDVAGAFTGVSSQSTLLSGILMFMITYASPIFALLSMVLYISVKDIGGDIEAKEVDIGDLLKRNLSFPCLVPLGINSMLLIAYTVVLLLMRNHLFIWSVFSPKYLYVCATTICIFLGVSIVASAVVYSFGVLALRRS; encoded by the exons ATGATGGgctcttcttcatcttcttcttccttaACATGTAAAAGATTAACAATATTGACAATATTAGCAGTTGTAATGCAAATTACTGGATTATTTCTCTTCGTTATAGGCTTCTTCCCAGTAAAAACCACTCTCTCAGGGGCCAG TGGTTTGGAGAGTTTTTATCCACCTGGGTTCGATTCAAGTGATGATAGAAATGCTAGTACAACTTTACCTCCTCGTCAGCTTAAATCTCTATATCAG CAACTATCTGGTGTACCGCCTTTGTTTGACCGGCTAATACTAATG GTCATTGATGGTCTGCCAGCTGAGTTTGTGCTTGGGAAGGATGGCAAGCCTCCTCCTAAGGTTTATATGGAAGCTATGCCATATACACAATCATTATTGGCTAAGGGAAAGGCAATTGGATACCATGCTAGGGCTGCTCCTCCTACCGTGACAATGCCTCGCTTGAAG GCCATGGTTTCTGGTGCAATTGGAGGATATCTGGATGTTGCTCTCAATTTCAACACACAAGCCTTTCTAGATGATAATCTTATTG AACAATTTTCTAGAATTGGCTGGAAAATGGTAATGCTGGGTGATGACACATGGCTTAAGCTGTTTCCTGGGATGTTCACAAGGCATGACGGTGTTAGCAGTTTCTTT GTTAAAGACACTGTGCAAGTGGATCACAATGTTTCTCGCCATCTGAATGTTGAGCTCAACAGGACAGACTGGAATCTTCTG attcttcattttcttggtttggaTCATGTTGGACACATTGGAGGTCGCAATAG TTTGTTGATGGGACCAAAACTCAAGGAGATGGATGAAGTTATTAAAATGATTGATTTGACTACtctaaaaagtcaaaaatacaATCAAGGAAGGACACTTCTG GTGGTTGTAAGTGATCATGGCATGACAGAAAATGGCAATCATGGGGGATCATCCTATGAGGAAATTgactctttggcactctttatTGGGCTGGGAGAATTTACTAATTCCTCAACAACCAATAACATAGCCAACCAG GTTGACATTGCTCCAACATTAGCTCTACTTTATGGAGTCCCAATACCAAAGAACAATGTTGGCATCGTTATGGTGGAAGTTTTCAAGTTATTGACAG ATGATGAACGGCTGAGGCTAATGGAGTTAAATGCCTGGCAGTTGCTCCAATTACTTCAGGCTCAATTGCCTGGTTTAGAGTGTGAAATTTCCAAATGCAATGTCCATAGAGATGGTAATGGATCTGAGATCAGACAAGACTATAGCACTGTAGAGGAGATGTTTTGTTGTCTATATTTACATGCGGCAACTGTCCACAAATCCATGAGATCTGA TTCACCTGGGGGAGATGAATACGGTAGTACCTTTTTGGCTTACCGTGAATTTCTGAAAACAGCAGGCCAATGGCTATCTCGCAGAGCAACTGAC AGACCTCTCAGTCTACTTGCTTGTGGATTTGCAGCCATGCTCGTATCTTGTTCAATAATAATGGgccttcttttcttccttatCCGTGAAACCTATATCAAGGAAAGGGAGCTTCATTCTCACGCGTGGCAGTTGGATAAGACTTTTACACTGGCTATAATTTGTATCCTTATGCTAAGTATGGGATCTAGTTCGATGGTAGAAGAAGAACAATATATATGGCATTTTCTGAcatcttcaatttttttggtGTTACTCCGAAAAACTCTGCAGTCCATCACATTAGGATTTGGGGTACTGCAAAACTCTTCAACTGTAATTAAGGAACAAAGGGAAAGAGGtcttcttcaaattttttctgTTATTGTAGTTCTTGTTTCTGGAAGAATTTTAAGAGGCTGGCATCAAGGTGGTGTCAATTGGGCTCATCTTCCTGATATGGCAAAATGGCTTGAGCAGGCAGGAAGTGGTTATACAAATGCGCTGCAGCTGACATCTGGTGTCTTACTTATCAGTGCAAATATTTTTACTCTTCTTTTTTCGTTACGATCAAAGAGAACTTTTGCTGTGGTGATACTTATGATCAATTTGTGCCCATCTTTGATGATTGTGTACCTTATGATTATACATCAAGGTAGCACATTAGGGACAACTGGTTTTGGTGCCACCAAAATGGTTCAAAGATTCTATGCAATTTTGGGCATTTCTACACTTGGGACTGTTGTTTCTGTACCAATGTTTATGCTTTTACAGAATTCTAATAGCCCAGTAAATGATTTCACCTTATGCCGTGATATCTCTTCTGAATTTAGAAGGAATCTCTTGCTTCAAGGGATGAAAGATTCTACCTTTATAACTGGCTGGAGTTTCATATTCAGCTGGTGTCTTCTGCAGCTGTTGCTGCAACAACCTGTGAATTCAATGCCTTTATTGTTACTATTCATTCAAATCCTTGCTACCATGTGGTATTCTTCTGATGGTGATGCCCAGTTTATTGAG GTGGCTGCACTATACTATTTGGGAATGGCGGGCCATTTTGGTCTTGGTAACACCAACAATCTCGCTACAATTGATGTTGCTGGTGCTTTTACT GGTGTCTCAAGCCAGTCCACCTTACTTTCTGGCATCTTAATGTTCATGATCACATATGCTTCCCCGATATTTGCTCTTCTTAGCATGGTGCTATATATATCTGTGAAGGACATAGGTGGTGACATAGAAGCCAAGGAAGTAGATATTGGAGATCTGCTAAAGAGGAATCTCAGCTTTCCTTGTCTAGTTCCGCTGGGTATAAATTCCATGTTGCTGATTGCATACACCGTCGTCTTGCTACTAATGAGAAATCATCTCTTCATTTGGAGCGTCTTTTCTCCAAA